The stretch of DNA GCTCCGGTAATTTTCCTGCACTCCCGGATCGATCAGTCCGGCATCAGCACGTACGAGGTGGTCGATGGCAAGCAGCGCCTGACGGCCATCTTCGACTTTCTGGAAGACCGGCTTGCGGTCGGCGACCGCTCGCCGCGCCCGGACCTGCGGGGCAAATACTTCAGCGACCTCGACCCCGAAACGAGAATGCGGGTGTACGAGTACGATTTTTCGGTCGAGTACCTGCCTACGGATAATGAAGAGGTCGTCAACAACATTTTCGATCGGTTGAACCGGAACGTGGCGAAGCTCACCCCCCAGGAACTGCGCCACGCCCAGTTCGATGGCCCCTTCCTTCGCACAGCGGAGCGACTGGCCGATTGGATGATCCCCGACTTCGAAGGGCGGTTTCCCCGAATCACCCTCACCTCGCGTCGCCAGATGAAAGACGTCGAATTCGTTGCTTCGCTTCTGCTTCTTTTGGAAGAGGGGCCAAGAAGTTACTCGGTCGCGGCGATGGACAAAGCGTTCGCCGATCGCGATGAGCAGTGGGAGGAGGCGATTCAGACGGAGGAGGATTTTCGTGAGGCCATCCACTACCTGCGCGCTCTGACCAGGGACAAGACGGGGGAATACCTCCGCCGGTGCCGGTTTCGCAACCAGGCCGACTTCTATTCGTTGTTTGGCGCAGTGGTTGAACTTCGACGCCAGGATCGGCTGCCGCCCGTGGCCCTTGCCGCAAAGCGCCTTCGCGACTTCCACGCTCTATTGGAGAACCGGGAAACCCGCGAGTCGCTGTCCGCAGCACGGGCTTATCTGGAAGCGGCTCGAACGGCCTCAAACGACGCGAAACCGCGATCCACGCGTATTGACATCATGAGTCGTGTGTTGCAAGGGGAGAACCTTCCTGATGGAGGTGAAGGTCCTTGATCGTGCCTCCTGCCATCGCGCGGCGCTATCGCGAAGTATTGCCCTTGGTCGAGAACGTGGGGAAACGGGTCCAGAGCATCCTGACGGTGTACTGCGATCAGAAGGGCTATCCCTACGTCGGACGCATCAAGCGCGTGGAGTCGCTCGCTGAGAAAATCGAGTCGGGCTGGTATGCCCGATGGTCGGAGTTGGATGATCTGTATGCGTGCACCGTCGTCATTCCGTTGCTGGACGACGAGCCGGAAGTCGTCAAGTTCCTTCAGGACAAGTTCGTCGTCCAGTTTCTGCGCCTTCGGGGATCCACTGCCAAGAGCCCCGACGTGTTCCGGTTCGACGCCACACGCTTCGTGGGCAGGCTCCGTCCACCGCCGGGCGTGGCGGCCGAGGAACCTCTGTACCAACTCCCGTTTGAAGTGCAGGTGCGATCCGCGTTCGAGCATGCCTGGACTGCGGCGACACATGCGCTGGTCTACAAATCGGGCCAAATCGACTGGCGTCGGAAGCGCCTGGCGGCGCAACTTAAGGCAGCCGTGGAACAGTTGGACGCTCTGGTGCAGGCATTCGAGCGATCTGCCGAACCGATTGTGGCGCACACCTGGCCAGACCTCGAGACGCGGGCCACGGTTGCCGGGCGGTTTCAGCATCTGCTGAATCAGAATGCGATTCCGAGCGAACTGGAGCCCAAGGACTGGAGCCGCTTTGCCGACAACTTTTTCATTCTGGTCAAGTCGATCACACAAGCCGATCAACACGTTGTTCACAGGAAGGTTGATGCGGCGTTGGATCTGGTGGCCGGCGAGATCCAACGACTTTCGGTACGGCGCGTTCCACGCAGCATCTCACTCATCCAACTCGCGCTGGGGGTGCTTGCGGAGGCGGGATGGGTAAAGCGTCCACTCCAACAATTTCACGCGCCGGTGACTGCGGAACTGCTGGATTTTTATCCGGCCGCAGGCCAGATTGCCGAAGCATTCCAGATCGATCGATAGAAGGCAGGCAGTCCAAGTCTGTGCTGTAATACCTTCAATCGGCCGGCCAGCGGATCGCCTTGTCAGGGGCAGTGGGACCAACGGTGATTCTCAGCGTCGGCACACACAATTCGTTCGCCGTGCTGCTGCCGTTCGTCCTGGTCCTGCCGGCGGGGTGGGAGGCCTCCTCGGCATGCCGTTGAATGCGGTGCAGCTGATGATGTGGAAGGGGGAGAGTCACTATGCGGCAACTTTGTCTTCATCGCTGAGTCGGCCGGATTCACCTCGGAACAACAGGATAGCGCGGGGCAGTGCCGGAACGTCGACATCCAGCCGGAAGCGCAGGACGCGTTCCCAGAATGCCTGCCGGCGGGCAGACAGTGGGAGGCAGAGCACGTCCGCTCGCACCGCCTCGGCGTACCAGATCGCATCGCACCCGTGTTTATTGCATAGGCACAGGCGATGAATGTGCAGCCCTGACCAGTCAAAGGGACGAATGAAGTTGCCCAGCCGAACCATGCGGCGGGAAGGCGACTCCGGCTCAAGACGGCTCAAAAGTGAATAGAACCCACTGGGGTCGTATTCGTGAATCAGGTGCCACTGTTCCGCCTGCTCGCATCGTCCCCAGTGAAGGACACTGCCCAGCATCGTACGGGAGGAATCATCGAAATCGACCGACACGACAAAGCGCTCCAGGGGTCGGCGTTCAAGGGCTGGCTCGATCAGCAGTAGCACAGAGCAAGGTGCTGCGGTGACGATTTGTCCCGCCGTGGAACAAAGGTGGCGCAGGAATGTTGTGTGGCGGCTGGTGGTGTCGGTGATCACGAGGTCAATCCCGTGTTTTTGCACCACCTGACGAATCACGCGACGAAGCTTGCCGGTGCGAATCTGCAATGGGACGCTCGACGGAACCTGCGCCCGCGCCAACGCACGCCGCAGGTCATGTCGCGTATCGTCGTCGTGGGGCCCGATGAAAAGGAACTGGCACTCGGCTCCAGCGCCTTGCGCGATGGCCCATGCCTCGGCAGCTAAGGCTGCGGCACGTGGTGATCGCGGCAGGTAGACCAGGACCCGCTGCGGAAAGCGAACCTCGGCATGGCTGCCGCCGTGTCGCATGTGCAGCATGTGGGTTTGAGCAACTGAGGCATACATAAACTGTCGGTCCTTCCGGGTAAGGCGTGGCACTGTTCACAGCACACTGCCGCACGCCATGGCGGCCTCGACGACCGTGTTGACGCCCCTGCTCCGGGCCTCGGGCAAAGCACGGGCGCATTGATCGCCATGAGTGTGTCGCGAGGCATCGACACGGAACAGTGAGCACCATCGCTCCGGCCTACGACGGATTAACGATCAAACTCGCCCGCAGCCTCTGGCTGATGAATCACCTTGGCGATGCGGTAGCGGCGTCGCCCGGCGGGCACGTCCCATTCAACGGTGTCACCGACGCGGTAGCCGAGCAATGCTGTGCCCAGTGGCGCGAGCACCGAGACGCGGTCTTCATCCATGTCCGCATGCTCCGGGTAGACAATCGTCCACGTCTGTCCGCGTCGGCTGCCGTCAACGCGCACCAGCACCGTCGAGTTCATCGTCACGACTTCCGGCGGGACCGCGCCAGACTCCACCACCTCCGCCTGGTTGAGTTCCTGTTCCAAGGCAAGCAGATACGCGTGATCCTCGGTGTGCGACTTTCGACTATGGCGGATCAACTCGCGCAACCGCTCAAGGTCTTTGCTGGTAATAACGATTGTTCGGGTCAGCATCGTAAGACTCCGTTCCTGATTCGGGATGCAGATGCAATGACAGAGACACGTTTCCCACGGAATCGCCGCCAGCGCGGTCCGCAACCGGCTGTGGGCGAAAAGACGTTTGGCAAGACCGCTACTCGGGCGCTGGCGGAAGGGACGAATCAAGATCGAGCAGACCGTGGTGCGCCGCAGGTGTCGCAGGCGGCAGGAAGGTGACCTGCATCGCACCGCCGAGACGGCATGGCTGACGCAGCGCCTCTCCTCTACCGGGCACGCACGTTGCGGCCCAGGTTCTCATTGGAGTGAATCTCGTTGACAGTAAAATAGCCTCACGGTCCATGACCACGCGACTCCTTATCGGGTACCTGCCAACTCGTTGTTGCAGATGCGCTGCGCGCGTAAAAACACCGCGTCCGTTGCCAGTTGGCTGGCGGAACGCGGTATCAGTCGTGCAGCGGTTTGATCTTCATAACACCCATACCATAGCCCAAATAAACCCTTTGTCAATGGGTCGAGAGCGTGCTGACTCGAACGCTCGCTGGGCTGATGTTTAGATGAAGGCAGCGGCAATTGGCCTTGGTCGCAGTCATCTTCGTGTCGATCTCCGCGCTGTCCGCCCGCCCGACTCCCCTGCACCTGCAGTTCCTGCCCGCCTGGGTGGAGATGAACACGATGCTGTTTCCCATCGCGATGTTGCCATCGCTGCCGCTGCTCGCGGCCACGCTGCGCAAGCGCCGAGCGGCATGCATGCTCATGGCCGAGGCATTGATCACCGGCTCTCGTTCGCGGGAGTAGCGGGCGCTGCGGGTGACGCTTGAGGCGCTGCCCGAGCCGAAGCCGGATGAGCCCACGCCCGTGCGCGCGTTTCTGCAGCGAGCGGTGATTGAAACGGTGACCGTCCCAGCCCAATCACCCGCAGCCGATCGGCTGATTCGTGAACTACAATATGCAGTGTCACCCGGGACCAGCATCGTCGGCATCGGGAGCACGAGAGCATCGTCAACCCCAGCCCGGATGTAGACCTGCAGGTAGGTGATCGAGTGCTACTTCTTGGTGCGAGCGAACATCTGCAGCGGAGCGTCTGTATCTCTTGGAGGGCCAGGATCCCGGAAGGAAGACAGGAAGGCAGGTAGCGCCTGATGTTTCGTTCGCTCATGGTCCCGTTGGACGGTTCCGCATTTGGTGAACACGCCCTGCCGTGGGCGATGAGCATCGCCCGTCGGGCCGGTGCTCCGTTGGAACTGGTGCATGTTTATGAGCCATGGGAATCGGTACGTGGGGAAGTGCCGGAATTGACGGAGATTAACGCGCGGGCTCGAGAGCGGGCCCAAGCGTACCTTAATGATGTCGTCCAGCGGGTGACTGCGATTTCGTCTCTGCCGGTTGAGTCGACCTTGCTTGATGGCCACGTCGTGGATCGTGTGCTTGAGCGGGCCAAGACATCGCAGACCGACCTGATCGTGCTGACCACGCACGGGCGAGGCCCGTTGAGCCGACTCTGGCTCGGCAGCACGGCAGTCGAGCTCATCCGGCAAGCCACGATGCCGGTGCTGGTCATACGTCCCCAGGAGCACGCTCCCGACCTGACGCATGAACCAGCGGCGCAGCGGATGCTGATCCCCTTGGATGGCTCGGCATTTGCAGAGCAGGTGCTTGCGCCGGCCACCACGTTCGGAAAGCTCATGCATGTGGATTATTCATTACTGCACGTCGTGGAGCCGGCGTCGTCCGATTACGCCGAATCATGGTTCGAGGTGACGGAGCAGGTGGATGCGGCGCTGGTGGAACAGGCGCAATCGCACCTTCAACAGATCGCCGATCGCTTCGAACAGCAATCGTTAAGCGTGAAGACTTGGGTGGCCACCGACTGGCAACCGGCAAGCGAGATCCTCGAACATGCTCGCCTGCAACGGATAGACGTGATCAGCATGGCAACTCGTGGCCAGAGTGGCCTTGCCCGCGCCTTCCTTGGCAGTGTGTCTGATAAGGTTGTGCGTGGCGCATCTGTGCCCGTTCTGTTACATCGCCCCTCGTCCTCATGACACACGGCGAGCCTCAAGCCGTTCCAGCCGACGGGGCGTTCTGGCTGAACACTAACAACGAAACGGGGCGGCCATACCGGTATTGATTGGCATCCACTCGGCGTCTCGCACCAGGTTCTTGTACCGGATCGGATCCTGTTGGGCGTTCGGATGAGTCCGGTGTGCATTTCCGGCAGCGTCAGTCGTGAGCAGTCGCATTTGACAGACCTCCCTTCGGCTGGTCGCCGCCGGGTGCGGCTAACCCTGCAAGTGGGCTTCCAGAAACCACAGGCTTTTGTCGAGCCCGCGTGAGACTTCGGTGAACAGGTCCTCGGTGTCGGCATCGCCGAGTTCCTCGGCGTCTTTGATGGCCGATCGGGTTGTGGCGGCTAGAGCGGCAAATCGATCCGCCAATGCTTCGACGTGCTGCATGCTTCCCCCCGGATCCAGCGGGTACTCGGCCAGCCGCGATGCGCCCGCGGCCATGCGGACCGTGCCCAGCGCTGTCCCTCCCATCGCCGTAGCTCGCTCGGCGATGAGATCGACGTACTCTTGCAGCTGCTCCGCCAAGTCATCGAACAACTCGTGCAGTTGGTGGAACTGCGGCCCCTTGACGTTCCAGTGCGCCTGTTTGGCGTGCCCGTAGAGGTCGAATGTGTCGGCGAGGTGTTGATTGAGCAAAGCGATCAACTTCTCCCGCTGTTCGGCGGGCAGGTCGATCCGGGTTTTGAACGAACGCGTTTGTGGGGTGGCCATCAGTCGTCTCCTCTTGTGCGTGTGAAAAGTAGAGTCCGTCCGGGGCGTGGAGCTCGCCTTGGAGTCACTCATCCGGCCGCCTTCATTTTCCCATCGCTGGATAGGCATGGATGCCCCCAACTCTTCTCATTGTTGGCCGCCCATTCTAGGCGACCGCGCGCTGCGCGAATGGAAAATTTGTTCGGTACGGCTGGCCTGACACATTGTGAGCCACCCCGGTTGGGCCCGCACCGTCTGCGACCCGGCTCAGCCCGTCGTGATCAGTGATGCCCGCTTCTTTTCAATGACCTTCAGCAGCGACTTCTGCGGATCAGCGAACTTCTTCACACCCTCCTGCATCAGCACACGCTCCAACTCAGCCATGTCTACCTTCTCGTCGATCTCCTCCAGCACTGCCACATCCGGCATCTGATCGATCGTCCGGCTGTACCGCTTGCCAAGATCCTCCACCGCCTGGTTTGTCTGTGGCGGGTTCGTCTGAATGTCGCTGCCGACCAGCGCCTCCACATACTTGTCCGGCGGATCCGAGGCCAGCTTCGTGCCCGTTGACGCAAACACGATCTCCTGGTCCAGCCCTACGCCCTTGTCCCGCCAGTAGTCCTGGTTCAGCCGCCACAATCGCTTCGCGTTCACCGTCCCGACCCAACCCTGGGCCGCCTCGCTCAATTCGGGCACATGCTTCTGGGTATAGACGTCCAGCCGCGAAATAAAGATCGAATACACGCTCTTGTAATGCTGATGATTCCCCGCGCGCTGCATTCCTTTCCAGATCGCCTCGCGAGCGGCCTCGTACTGACGCTGCGTGAACACCAGCGTCACGTTCAGCGGCACAGACGCCGCAGCCAATTCCTCCAGCGCCTCGAGCCCGGCCGCCGTGGCCGGCACCTTGATCAGCCGATTGGTCTGCCCTGCCGACCATTGCTTGCCGAGGTCGATGTACTGCGCCACGACCCGCTCGTGCGTGGGCCCCAGTTCCGGGTCCTCGAGTAGTGGGTCTAACTCAAAGCTTACATAGCCGTCATTGCCACCCGTCTGCTCCCAGATAGGCGAGAAGGTCTGCTGCGCGTCCTGCACCAGTTGATCCGTCATCTGCCAGGCCAGTTCGTGATCCTCGGCCGTGTGTTCGAGTTGTTTACGCATCGTCTGATCGAACCGCCCCGTGTTAATCAGGTCCGCCACGATCACCGGGTTCGACGTCGCCCCCGTGATCCCGCGCGGCAGATCCCGCTCGATGACATCCGGGTCAACCGAGTCCGACCACACTTTCGTCCCGTTCTCAACCAGACTCGCCAGGCCGGTTGCCATAATAGATTCCTTTCAGCCATTTCCATTTTTGTGCCCGGTTTCGCAGAATCTTCGCTACCAGCCCAATTCTATCGCTAGGCTACTGCGGGAGTACAGGTGAGTGTAGGCAGTTCCGAACCGGAGCGGAGGCAGGCCCAGCGATGCGGTGAAACGGGCACAAAGCTGGTGTCCAGCGACGAGCGATGGTGCGGCGGATCGACCGGCCTGCGCCGCAAACAGGTCGCGTACAGCGACACCTTCCACGGCGGCGTGCATGACTTGGCGATCTCGTCCGACGGCTAATACCTTGCGGCAGATGGCTCGCACGCGCGATCATCCTCACCGTCCGCTATGGCATCTGGTGGCATGACCTTCTGGTGAACTGACTGCCACGATTCGGCAGGTGCGAAGGGTGACGCAATGGCTGCCATGCGAACAGCTTTGATCGTACGTGGTACGAAGAATTGGCACTCGCAGTGTTCGAGGCCATCTCGGATGCTGATGCAATAGGGTGGAGTTTCACGCTCTGTCCCTCGTCGATCCACACAATTCACGTGTGCCCGTGTAGTAAGGGGCTCGTAGCACGGCGCCGCTCCGCTCGGCAAGGACCTCGCGCAACGGTGCGTCCTTAGGTGACGAGACGCGACCACAGACACCAAAATGGTGGCTTGTGGATACACATGTCCCGTACTCCTCCGACCGGTGAAACAGAATTTGACAAGCGAATAGTGAACGCCAGAGCTCAAAGTGAACGTGAAAATCTGGCCCGCGTGATAATGTAGCGCCAACGCAACTGTGGACGATAATTCGAAAGGTACCTCGTTTTGCGGAGGAGGCGAAAATGCGATTCCACACATCACAGACGTTGACTGGCA from Phycisphaerales bacterium AB-hyl4 encodes:
- a CDS encoding DUF262 domain-containing protein, with the translated sequence MGSRRQNFQNISWFWDQKQRERLDLNPPYQRRSVWGERYRQDFIDTILLDFPAPVIFLHSRIDQSGISTYEVVDGKQRLTAIFDFLEDRLAVGDRSPRPDLRGKYFSDLDPETRMRVYEYDFSVEYLPTDNEEVVNNIFDRLNRNVAKLTPQELRHAQFDGPFLRTAERLADWMIPDFEGRFPRITLTSRRQMKDVEFVASLLLLLEEGPRSYSVAAMDKAFADRDEQWEEAIQTEEDFREAIHYLRALTRDKTGEYLRRCRFRNQADFYSLFGAVVELRRQDRLPPVALAAKRLRDFHALLENRETRESLSAARAYLEAARTASNDAKPRSTRIDIMSRVLQGENLPDGGEGP
- a CDS encoding universal stress protein, whose amino-acid sequence is MYASVAQTHMLHMRHGGSHAEVRFPQRVLVYLPRSPRAAALAAEAWAIAQGAGAECQFLFIGPHDDDTRHDLRRALARAQVPSSVPLQIRTGKLRRVIRQVVQKHGIDLVITDTTSRHTTFLRHLCSTAGQIVTAAPCSVLLLIEPALERRPLERFVVSVDFDDSSRTMLGSVLHWGRCEQAEQWHLIHEYDPSGFYSLLSRLEPESPSRRMVRLGNFIRPFDWSGLHIHRLCLCNKHGCDAIWYAEAVRADVLCLPLSARRQAFWERVLRFRLDVDVPALPRAILLFRGESGRLSDEDKVAA
- the rnk gene encoding nucleoside diphosphate kinase regulator; amino-acid sequence: MLTRTIVITSKDLERLRELIRHSRKSHTEDHAYLLALEQELNQAEVVESGAVPPEVVTMNSTVLVRVDGSRRGQTWTIVYPEHADMDEDRVSVLAPLGTALLGYRVGDTVEWDVPAGRRRYRIAKVIHQPEAAGEFDR
- a CDS encoding universal stress protein, producing MFRSLMVPLDGSAFGEHALPWAMSIARRAGAPLELVHVYEPWESVRGEVPELTEINARARERAQAYLNDVVQRVTAISSLPVESTLLDGHVVDRVLERAKTSQTDLIVLTTHGRGPLSRLWLGSTAVELIRQATMPVLVIRPQEHAPDLTHEPAAQRMLIPLDGSAFAEQVLAPATTFGKLMHVDYSLLHVVEPASSDYAESWFEVTEQVDAALVEQAQSHLQQIADRFEQQSLSVKTWVATDWQPASEILEHARLQRIDVISMATRGQSGLARAFLGSVSDKVVRGASVPVLLHRPSSS
- the dps gene encoding DNA starvation/stationary phase protection protein Dps, encoding MATPQTRSFKTRIDLPAEQREKLIALLNQHLADTFDLYGHAKQAHWNVKGPQFHQLHELFDDLAEQLQEYVDLIAERATAMGGTALGTVRMAAGASRLAEYPLDPGGSMQHVEALADRFAALAATTRSAIKDAEELGDADTEDLFTEVSRGLDKSLWFLEAHLQG
- a CDS encoding transaldolase family protein — protein: MATGLASLVENGTKVWSDSVDPDVIERDLPRGITGATSNPVIVADLINTGRFDQTMRKQLEHTAEDHELAWQMTDQLVQDAQQTFSPIWEQTGGNDGYVSFELDPLLEDPELGPTHERVVAQYIDLGKQWSAGQTNRLIKVPATAAGLEALEELAAASVPLNVTLVFTQRQYEAAREAIWKGMQRAGNHQHYKSVYSIFISRLDVYTQKHVPELSEAAQGWVGTVNAKRLWRLNQDYWRDKGVGLDQEIVFASTGTKLASDPPDKYVEALVGSDIQTNPPQTNQAVEDLGKRYSRTIDQMPDVAVLEEIDEKVDMAELERVLMQEGVKKFADPQKSLLKVIEKKRASLITTG